ACATTAACTaccaatttgttttaattcatTGCGAatcgttttattatattctagactagatgttgcccggggctttgctcccgtgagACGTTTGAGATAAACTATAGCCTATAACATAATggacctttctaatggtgaaagaatttttgaaatcgcttcggcagtttcggagattacccgcctcaaacatacaaactcacaaacgctctttataataatagtatagatagaatCGATATAGATAATACATATAGTAATCGACATTTCCcgtttactttttatgaaatctATCATAAACGtgcatttttatatgttttcttATATAGTGTAAAGTAGCTTATTAGAGATGTGAGAGAATACTTACCGGAAACCCTTTCCCGCAATGGTGGCACATCTTATTGTTGGGCCTGCCCTTGTGTACGTTACGAATGTGCTGGTCCAGACCTACGCGGTTTTTTGACGGCTGCGAGAAAACACATTGATTCACtcgaattaaaaaattcaaattcaaaattgtttattcaatttaagatgatatacatcacttattgacgtcaaaaaattacttaaactaagtctactgccggcttccaaagcgcaggtgaagaagaagcggcgcaacaaacttcaccgcggccttatCTCCAAacacgtcaattaacaaatataggtcttatacatatattaaaaattaggaggacgaatttacatcattattgaaaaatgtcaaaatttgaatgaataaataaaataaaagttgtatttccaattaaattattaaaaattgtcaCACGATATatactaacatcttttgttctacgacttttgtctaaaaggaaaagatacaattattttattttctttttcgttttaatgtcgtttctataaaacgttacgtctatgttcgattccgctacgtAACGCTACtgcactgtctcgtgttgctcggctattatatacagttaacatgtgtagaatcgcaaatttgattatttcctttttatatgaaaaaaatacgaatcacgaaaagtttTAGAATAAAACTTGCTTGTTCTGACGTATCCAAGTGGGTAAAGCAACTTTTAGGATgtgtctttaggaggttttacGTTTACGTTACTAATAACcctgtttacaataaaaatattctttattgtcATTTGAACTTTAGCTTAGCATATGTCAcccgaaataaaataaaaactcgatgaataaaataaatttccatGGAATGAACTACGAAATAACTGACATCACTGTGACACTCAAAGTACAGGTAAAAagtaaacttaatatttttaagggtCTGATTTTATGACTTTGGCCTTACGTCAGCCGTCTTTGGAAATGCCGTTGTTACCTTTATTAagtaattcataattaattgatgattataatcattaatatttaatttatgattgataattaattgtcaatcaattactaattaatattaataattatatatgagtATATCATTAAAtgataagtaattataattataatatgattaatCTGACCTTGAGACAGATGTGGCACTGGTACGTCTTATGCAAATGTTTCTCCTCAATATGGTCCCTCAGCTTGGTTTTATCCGCGAAGCGTTTGTTACAATCGTCGCACACATatctacaaataaacatattaaaatgagAAATTCTGCGATCAAATGCGAGAATGACGCCACTTTGAACCAAACCTTTTTAAAGCTTATAACTAATCGCGCATCAACACCACTATCACACGTCTTATAACTGGTGGGGTGTACcgtcaacaacacatcaagttacccagcatgaaactctatggcgcggtaattacaatgaatttgggtatgttgatgtgctgttgactgtaccgcTTCAGGTTACACGCAGGTAAAGCGCCAAGTGGACACAATGACTAATATggtaaaggcgaaagtttttatgtcattttttCATACTCAATGCTCaatcatataatttgtaatttagaatatgacgtgaaaaagtgcctaatttctgaataaatgatttgattttgttttgatttcaaaCGGATGGGCcaaattttgtgaaatctAGGATTCTATTAAATGGTATATGAGATAGCCGATACCTTGGAACAATACGTAGTacgtacattttatcccgaaattacgCGATTCCTGTAAGGATTaggtcaaaaagtctgataggATAGaagtctatttataaaaatcgagAGAAGCAACCAGCAACACGCTcaggagagagagagagagagagagagaatcaATGTCCATCGCTCACCTGAGCTGGTCCTGAGACACGTGTTTGAGGCTGTTCTTCATGTGTCGTCTGTACGAACACTCGGACGCGAAACTGATTTTACACGCCTCGCAGCGAATACTAGACGTAGCCCGCTCCTGAAAGCATCATTAAGTGTTCCTCAGAGAGTTTCGACCGGACAACAATGAGTTACCGGACAAAAACGTTCgcagacgaagcaattgtccaagaaccgtttcagactcgaCAACAATTAGTTTTACTGACTTTAAAATCACTACAAAagggtagttgacaaggtcagagaattgtaaaatacCAGATAAAACAGATATATTTagtatcattatgataattcatagactgtaacaatgcagctgcaTCGAAATAAGCAGATTTAAAGTTGGCAGATGGAAAGTTAatcttcaaaaagtatgaaattaaaaaaaaaatttaaccaTCCAATATTGATTTTCTCTCTTTATCTCTATCTATCTCTATTCAACCCGCGATTTACCTGAGTGTGAGCATCGTGCTTCTCCGCATGGCGCTTGAGGCTGGTCCTCCAGCGGAACACCTTGTCGCAGAGCGCGCACGGGAAGGAGTTGCGCAGCTCGTGCACGGCCAGCCGGTGGTTGAGGAGCCCCGCCCTGTGGATGAAGGACTTGTCGCAGCTGGGACACTGCAGCCGCGCCTTGTGCGTGTCCTTGTGGTAGCGGTGCAGGTCTATGGAGCTGGGAACACAAATAATTCTACAACATGTTTCaccaatcctaactaatattataaatgcgaaaacaAGTGtgttgcctcttcacgctctatctactcaaccagtcttcttgaaattttgcatacatgtagtttgaagtacggagacaatacaatacaagtacaagtatatatatatatatgaacaaTGATATAAATTCGTCCTTCTTCACCTGCAACCTGGGCGCAGCcagggcaaaagctagttgtatATAAAACCGTACAAAGGTCATACCCCGAGGATCATATAAGTTGTATTgtgatgagaaaaaaaatgaataacttgtaatattttttccttacaaaaattaaaaaaagaaaacaatattttatatggtgACATCTCTAATTCTAGAAAAGGACATCAATACACCGTACTTGACACCAACCACAGACAACAATTTGAACGGTGTGTTGGTACACACTCCTATTTAACTAGCACATTTTTTGTCCGAAAAACTACCGCACGGATTttcgtgcggttttcaccgatatatagtgtgattcctaaggaaggtttagctgtacaatttattacgttttcacacgagcgaagccgtgtGGGACGGACCgctattaaaactataaaccTTAAATGTGTATACATTAAACTGTGATTTGACGACGCCTGTCCAGCGCCAACCCTCAATGGGAACGCTGTCAACAACAGAGCCATACGCGGCGAGACCCTCATTGGGAATGCTGTCAACGGCCATGAGACTTACTTGGAAACGTGAGGGCAAACTGGACACTCGTATTGTTTCAGCGATATATCATGCGTGGAGTAGTAGTGTTGCTCCATAACCTTCATATCCATGGTTCGTTTGCCGCACAGGCCGCATTGGTACCGCCGCAGGTGGCGCTTGTGGTGGACTTGGAGGGATTCTATCGTGGAGAATAGTGTCTTGCAGATTAAACAGCTGTAGCTACCTGTTGACTGAAACAGTACAACGATATCGTAAAACTAGGTTGTCGTACAAgtcgtgtcagatgcctttaggcgacttgaataaattctgACACCAGCGTTGGctataataaagaaagaaagataaaagatattaaaTAGAAACGTTACGTCGCTCTCCTTCaaatagcttttttttttatttttgaaataggaatttgaagtaaattttaataaaaatcacatgCTTTCATCATCGTCATGTGTCCAAAAAGAATCATCAAAGTAATCTCCTCAAGtacaaaaaattgcaaaatttcagctcaattggCTGAATATATCCGACCGTACAACGATGAGTTTCAAAAATCCACCCGAATAAtagcgaaaacaaaaattgcCTAGGTGTACATTAAGGCCCGAGATGTAGTCGAGGTCTTTAAACACGCGAGTTGAGAACCGTACTTTCTTACGTATGATTCATAGGACTATATGAGACCttgtatataattacaataaaaataataagaataaaaaaatgtttgatattgCTTACCGGCGAATGCTTGGCAGCCATATGCGAACTGTAACTAGTCTTATAATTGAACCCGATGAGACAACTCTCACACTTAAACTCAGCATTAGTATAGCTCTCCTTATTAGagtctttctctctctctgcTAACATTTCCTCGTAAGACAACtctattgttaatattttggaTGTGTCTTGTTTTGTTTCTGTTGATGtctgaaacatattaaaacttatatattaacacTTACATAACATACGTACTTACAGTTTCtaccctagaataggatcagTTTAacctctcgtggatgtcgtaataggcgactaagggataaaaagcctTGACAGTTGGCATTTACAGCTtttccaaagagggttaaagtaaaacttgtaaaaataacatactttGTCATTTTCATTCTTCCGTTTCTTCTTTTTCCTCTTGACTTTAACTTTCTCCTTCTTCATCTCCGTCATGAATGACTGCAACTCCTTCTCCATCCGACAATGGAGTTGCTCGTCCAATTGCGATGCATTCTCGTGATCCGATAGAGGGCAGTCTGAGAGTGAATCTCTTAACTCTGTCTCATCTTCTGGAAATAatgtagacagagaaaaatataaatatcatttgtGATGTTCATACAAGAAATAGAAGCTCTTAaccatactattattataaagtggtaagtgtttgtgagtgtgtatgtttgaggcgggtaacctatgaaactactgaactgatttcaaaaattctttcaccattagaaaggtacattatccaataatgggctatattttatctcaaaattcccacgggagcaaaacCCTGGGCAAAATCAGTagctaatataatacttacctCTATTTTCATCCTTGAGCTCATCTTTCACACACACAAAGTGGTTGTTGTCAGCCGACTCTTCATCCCTCACTGAGTCACTCCGCTCTTTGAATGATCTGTCTATTTGAACTTTGATatctgaaatatattaaaataaatatatattagacgTCGGCTTTTACAccttgtaattaaataaataaagtagaaaACATCGCTTTCACAGTTAAGCcactggaccaattttgatgaaattttatgtgtatatagATAGATGCCTGTTCAAACAAAGactacttttttcaaaaatcaatccccaaattactataatggggtaaagtttgtatgaaaataattctgTTCCCCTTTCACAGAGAAATGGGTGACGCTGCGGGAAAAagttagatataaatatatgtataatcatTTCAAATAGAAAGAATAAAACAACAGGGCCCTCACCACAAAACTCATTCTTGAGCTCATTTTTGAGCACATGTTTGTCTCCACCTGTCTCAGAGTTGACATCAGTTGGCTGTATGTCTACGGTCTCCAAACATTGGACTCTGAGCTTTGGCGGGCGGGACACATCAGTCAGAAGGAACTCGGTGAGGGTctgaaaagttatttaaaattacttatagcctgtttcaccactttctgatacaatatcatattgtaatatgacagataaactaattGCCTGATGTGAATGGTCAGTTCTATTCAACACTTGTGAAAATTTTGCAAAAGCATGCGATTCCCATGTAGATGACGCTACAATtgcataaaaacgtaagtatttttgtgaaatcaTTATGTGATAACAGTGAGATGCAGCTTATTCTAGGcaaattattttctgaaaaaaaaaaggtttttttttattacattgaacagttaaatattttgtaaaatgataaataatgagGCGTACTTGCCTCATTGGTATAAGCTTGCAGGATCCTATAGGAGTCCTGCACTTGCTCCCTGAAAGACACCACCTTCCGGAGTGAAGCGGAGCACTCTAAGCAGACACTTGGACTTTGTATTGGTGTGTTGTAGAGCTGAAATTATCatgtttacaatacaatacaaaaaccCTAAATGCACATTATTTAAcatatcttcttcatagtcgtattcctcatggctgagagtcgtggtcattatgtggaatgaaacacacacaacaactttcttggcattattaatggagtggtttgccattgccttctctatttcacacacaagttaataatcaaatcaataataattatcaaccagtgtgcaggtttcctcacaatgttttccttcactggaagcaagtgatggtcgatgaaaactattatatatgagtcagatttgtatacaaactcatgtggcacgagtaggattcaaacctgggacctttcgatccacaggcgggtgtcTTAACTATcacaccaccactgcttcaaTTATACATATGCatgcatatatgtatagaattcAATCTGTAAGTAGTAAATAAACTGTGCGGTATTCTTTAGAATgaaatcttaatttaatttttattttttgttatataaagttttgttttggTTTGTTTACTGACTCTTgagattacaaaaaaatataaacaagtcTGGAAATagagttcattcattcactaaAGTTCCTTGTTCAGaatgtttacaattttctaaACAAACTCATTCCTTTTTCACTTTCaccattttatttgtctattatatatagttatattttatatattatttattgatctacaaatcatgtttgtttatgtttgtaacaCTATAACCTTCGAAccattggtctgattttgatgaaatttaaaaggtatgtaggatctgtcaatataatttttaagttcgtggggcaaaaaaatcggttaaggagtttttgaaatattcacaattttgtaaaaactcatcaaaatttattgtgttcgtgaggtcaagttcgcggcgaacagatactattattatagaaatagcGATTGGGATTACATATAGATTCTTTAAACAGCACATTAACTCGGATTAAagctgtaattatttatttacacagcAAATTTTGGGTAACTTACTGGTATTTCCTTGATGATATCCAAGTAACATTGGTTGAGTTTTTCTTCTCTCAGTGGCTGCAGAGTGCGACCGAAGCACAGACAGGTGGTACACAGTAATTTGTAAGATTCCACATTAGTCTCCATTGCTTCTGGAGCTTGCTACCAAAGtttcaaaaaaacataatatcagAAGGAATTCAAAaatcaatgattttattaactttacatGAAAGAGTTCGATAATTAAGTATCACCACTGGCTACATAGATTGTTAGTATCAACTTAAACGTGATTACTATTGATGATTCAGTTAATAATCTGTCGAAAAGCACTTTCTAGTAGTACCTTTAAATATCacaatgcaaaataaaaacaaatcaaagcCATTTTGGATATATTGACTGACATTTGACACCTAAAGTAGTGATGTGATGCGATGCGATCTTGATACGATTGATTCATTTACTAAAAGCTCGTaaaaccacagatataaaacattacatagtAAAACATACATCATTGGGTACTTTAGGCTAGAATATGATTTGTCATTATagtactttacaatatttgattttgacaaaatgagacaagatttaatttttttcaagaatAAGAGGGTTTATAAATATGCGGATATGCAAAATAGATACCAATCACAAAGTACCATTCCGTACAACTCTACctatgacataaaaaatattattatgacgtTTTTCTTTGCAATCTGTGGTGCTGCCAGCGCTGCCAGCCACAGTGCTGCCAGAAATTTAACATCAAAAGCTATTATGTACATATCTAGAAAGAAATATAGttacattatttcaaaaatctcaaaataataaacaaagctTCGCGCACGTTACTTTCGGAATCTTTTAAAacctgtttatttatttttgataaaatttggtattacTACAAAACtactagtatttttaatatagcaACACCGGGTAAAGCAGCCATTTTGTGGTGTCGTTGCCTTCTTGATTGTTCTGCATCAAATTTTGTCTATTTTACATGGAAGTATTACTTTTTGTTGTGGGTTGATAACCAATCACaacattatacaataattCGGTCAATTagttttcaattgttttaacCTATTTATAATGGAGCAAGATGTGGATAATGATTACAAAACTGTGTGTAGTGCGTGTCTTAGTAGTGATAGGGATTTGTATTCGCTTAATAACTTCCAGCAAGTTCATCAAATATTTCGATTGATAATGTATGATTTCGCGGGCGACCGGGTAAGTTTTGaaacttttacaaaatatttaataacgtATATTACAAATGTACATTACATAAATGTGTGCCATTTCTGCAGTATTCAGGTCATTGCACTTGGGAAATCTTTTATAGCTATTTTTTCTCAAGAATCAAACAAGTTTCCATTTAGTCACTATCAATTACATTCAATTTAGGTAGTTcaataagataaaattgatAGGTTGTCGTCACCAACCATTTTAAttaacccactgctggggcattggcttttcatgtattttttcattactaGCGGCCCTTCCCGGTTTCGCCCGggtaaaaccaaaaaaataaaagtagcttaagttactcctgaaggtttcgtctggCTCTGTGCCAAATGTAATCAAAATTGTtccagtagttttcgagtataaaaaaaatacatcttttctttttatttagtactagctattgctcgcggcttcgcccgcgtaaatttcatactaaaaatctCCGTCATTCTTTAAGAAGaatgatgaagagtatgtttaccaattttcagctttttattttgaaaaattgagGGTAAATTATCAGAAATATCTGAAAtatgtattcattaatttgttgtaaacaaccaaaatccaaattttcaagtcactaacttcaatggtgtagaactttcatataaaagtttttcacccctaTCACCTTCTTCGGGGTAGAAtatccaaaaatcctctcttagtgctcacctacactccccagggaacctacatgcaaAATCTCAGCTTCATACGCCCAGCAGTCTCGGctgtatgttgtctgtcaaTCAGTTACTCAGTAACATAAGAACTCTAATGTTGTCAGAGTACCAACTTTAatcatcaatattatataaaactttatataatattgatgatTAAAGTTGGTACTCTGGGCTCATCTGGGCTCCATACTATGGTTTGGGGGGGAGAGGGTACCAACCCCCCCCAACAAATATatcagaaattatattaataatatctatattatataaaaaaaaaatctcaaaaattatgcaattcataatttttgatatattttttttttaatttcacaggTAAGTCAtacaagtatataaaatatgaatttacttAGAAAAAACCCGTCATCAATCTTGAGAGTATCCCTCTCTTTACACTTCATTGTCAATCAAACCTGAAATTTCAAACATACTATTCTGtataagaacatttttttatgaataaattaaatatttatacagtataaaaagtttattttgtcatCAGCTCGGGGACAACCTGGTTGACATAGACCATCTAATCTGCTGGGAGTGCCTAGCGGTCATGAAGAGGATGGCTCGCTTCAAAAGGCAAGTCCACAACGCCCAGGAGCATCTGAGGGTGCTTGCCATGAGCCGATCACAAGAGGTAACTATATATGGCAACAGATGGCGCTATGTTGTCAAACTGACAAGTCTTGAACGCGCAATTAAAGTTTTCAAGATTAAATGCGTAAGAAAATATAACCTCCGACATGGCACTGTCAGAGCAGTGGTATCTCAGGCATCACACCCATCTGCAAGAGGCAAGGAAAATATAAGCACGAAACACGGCCGCACAGCGCGGCGCCAAAGCTAAGACTGAGTCACAAGCTAAAGCTACAACACTCCCACATTCATTTTAAAGCCAACACAGATTTGCGGTGACAACAGGTGGTGACATTTATGAGTCACTTTGCCGACGAGTAccattttgtaataagtaCGAGGTGTTTTACCGACAATACAAACTACataataaactagcttttacccgcgtcTTCGCTCGAATCAcgtaataattgtatttttttttatgctatatacatttttatgcacAGCAGCGCCATCTTCTTTATAAAGCGCTattgactatcagactttaTGACCAAATCTTACGGGAATTGCGTCTTTCAGGATATTAAGTACCCcatgtgttaatccaaggtatTATAGCTACCTTAATACTTGTAAAAATTGGCTCAGCCATTTGAGCTTAAAAGGATtaagaaacatacaaattttcgcctataatattaatgggaTTTTAATCATCCATTTCAGAGTATGGACCACACATACATGTCTCAGTCGCTCTCCTCTCTGGAGATGACAACGAAAGTGGAGTACGATAAGATATATGTAGACTACTTCACACAAGAGGAGTGGCCGGACCAGTTCAGTCTGTCTATAACCACTGCGGAGGAGGTGAAGAGGGAACATTACGACGTCGCTCAGGTCGTCAGGGACAATATTCACTTGGATATAGACGATCATATGCTTGAAGGTAATTTTggtttgttctttttttaaaccaatataagtacatacattttgaatttgaatcaccAATTTTTAGTTTCGGTTCCCATACTAATTTATAACACACTTCATTTAATATCacaaattgttgaaaaaaagaacaaagaaATGTTAAAAAGACAGCCCCATCTCATGtgctatattataaaaatacaagcggcccgtcccttcttcgctcgggtgaaaccataataaattataaccaaaaacttgttcaggaatcacacaacTCACTCGGTGGCGCTTGCCtatgaaccgagaggtcccgggttcggtcCCCGGttggatcatgatggaaaatgatatttttctaattggcccgggacTTAGAtgtctgtatatgtatttgttataaaatatagtatcgttgagttagtatcccataacacaagtctcgaacttactttggcgctagctcaatctgcgtgatttgccctaatatatttatttatttttcatcctTTATTGTATGTAAGGATTGTCTTCCTCGTTCCAGTTCCGGAGATAGTGCTGGAGAATCCGGTGACCGGCGTGATGTCCCACATCGTGGTGGAGACTGACGCGCTGGTGTCGCGCAGCTCCTGCGTCCAGTCTGCTGACAACCTGCTCACTGCTCAGTAAGTCTTTGCTTCATCTATGCTTGTCTATGGAATTTCACGACGAGAACAagcaatcaatattattaagtactgCTGGAATGGAGCGGCCGTAGCTAGACTTAttctacaaacaaaataaaactgttcaCGGCTGAATAGGTAATAAAACTAGGTCTCGGATTCCTTGCCAGACTTAGTGGACCGCGCGAGTTAGTGAGTAGCAGCTGTCATGCCGTTTGCTGCATAAAGGAATTAGCTACATCGAACTTGTATTACATTTCTTGCGGTGAAAGTGAGAAACTTGTTGTTACACGAAAAAGATTGTGTTACATTTCACATTAGagaatatttcatattatgtaattaaaaacacttttcacgtttttttttttattaaaaatccattttttacataaactatCGAGGttgaatacttattaaaaaagctTTGTCTATGACAGGGATTGCAAGATTAAAAATTGTTCTTTTGTACATGTGTGACACCACACATAgttacaattttgatttttatgtgtGCACGCAACAGTGCGCATGCGtactaaatttttacaaataaacaaaacataaaatggtAGATAGATTTGTGTCTCAAAAGGCAATGTTGCCCCGGCAGACCGCTGTCCACCCCGGAGATAGGCACGATGATAACCGTGCTGCCAAAGCTGACGTCTACTGTCAAACAGGAGACAGTAAT
This sequence is a window from Plodia interpunctella isolate USDA-ARS_2022_Savannah chromosome 29, ilPloInte3.2, whole genome shotgun sequence. Protein-coding genes within it:
- the LOC128682065 gene encoding PR domain zinc finger protein 5-like, whose product is METNVESYKLLCTTCLCFGRTLQPLREEKLNQCYLDIIKEIPLYNTPIQSPSVCLECSASLRKVVSFREQVQDSYRILQAYTNETLTEFLLTDVSRPPKLRVQCLETVDIQPTDVNSETGGDKHVLKNELKNEFCDIKVQIDRSFKERSDSVRDEESADNNHFVCVKDELKDENREDETELRDSLSDCPLSDHENASQLDEQLHCRMEKELQSFMTEMKKEKVKVKRKKKKRKNENDKTSTETKQDTSKILTIELSYEEMLAEREKDSNKESYTNAEFKCESCLIGFNYKTSYSSHMAAKHSPSTGSYSCLICKTLFSTIESLQVHHKRHLRRYQCGLCGKRTMDMKVMEQHYYSTHDISLKQYECPVCPHVSNSIDLHRYHKDTHKARLQCPSCDKSFIHRAGLLNHRLAVHELRNSFPCALCDKVFRWRTSLKRHAEKHDAHTQERATSSIRCEACKISFASECSYRRHMKNSLKHVSQDQLRYVCDDCNKRFADKTKLRDHIEEKHLHKTYQCHICLKPSKNRVGLDQHIRNVHKGRPNNKMCHHCGKGFPTKVQLESHIRTHTGERPFICEFCPTMFSQQSNLYKHNRQVHLNMKSKRYPAGKKRREDPSPAYQLLKKRDGVPTMEVPAMTVFTHYDRYCPV